A genomic segment from Apium graveolens cultivar Ventura unplaced genomic scaffold, ASM990537v1 ctg8474, whole genome shotgun sequence encodes:
- the LOC141705037 gene encoding uncharacterized protein LOC141705037: MAFGLTNTPTVFMDLMNRVFYDYLDKFVVVFIDDILIYFRSREEHEKHLRIVLDILVAFLGHIVSGRDIELDPTKVEAISNWPRSSNMIEVRSLLGLAGKVNVVADALSRKNVGSIACLITQPHLISDLERLGVELYVRGSSGSIINVKVESNLLSMVKDAQKNDTGLEDIRFEGVSDRDTIFTSRFWKGVQQAWVRGLILVHLIIRRLIHMLEDMKRACALEWTGDWDKYLYLAEFAYNNSWHTSISFPAFEALYGRRCRALSNWYEVGKRVIEGLELVRITIEKVEKVKESLKEARSRRKTYADPYRKFGGFEPGHHVFLKVSPFKDVKRFGMKGNLSLSYVGILMAYKYHPLHVLQYPLHKIKEDLSCEEEAEAILVREERVLRKNTITFVKVL, from the exons ATGGCCTTTGGGTTGACAAATACACCAAcggtatttatggatttgatgaatcgggtctttTATGATTATCTGGATAAATTTGTGGTGGTCTTCattgatgatatcttgatatacttcaGAAGCAGAGAGGAGCATGAGAAGCATTTGCGCATTGTTCTTGACATTTTGGTGGCATTTTTGGGGCATATTGTATCTGGTAGAGACATTGAATTGGATCCTACGAAAGTCGAGGCTATTAGTAATTGGCCCAGATCTAGCAATATGATAGAGGTGAGGAGTTTATTGGGTTTAGCAG GAAAGGTTAATGTAGTGGCGgacgctcttagtaggaagaacGTGGGGAGTATTGCATGTCTCATTACTCAGCCAcaccttatttcagatttggagcgcTTGGGTGTTGAGTTATATGTTAGAGGATCAAGTGGTAGCATTATAAATGTGAAAGTGGAATCAAATCTCCTTTCAATGGTTAAGGACGCTCAGAAGAATGATACGGGTTTGGAAGATATTAGATTTGAAGGAG TATCTGACAGGGATACGATATTTACATCTCGTTTTTGGAAGGGAGTCCAACAAGCTTGGGTACGGGGCTTAATTTTAGTACAtcttatcatccgcagactgatcCACATGTTGGAGGATATGAAGAGGGCATGTGCTTTGGAGTGGACAGGTGACTGGGATAAGTATTTGTATCTTGCTGAGTTTGCATATAATAACAGCTGGCACACGAGTATCAGTTTTCCGGCATTTGAGGCTTTGTATGGTAGAAGATGTAGGGCACTATCTAATTGGTATGAGGTTGGTAAGAGAGTCATTGAAGGGCTGGAGTTGGTTAGAATCACAATTGAGAAGgtagagaaagttaaagaaagtttgaaggagGCTCGATCGCGTCGAAAGACCTATGCGGACCCATACAGGAAGTTTGGTGGATTTGAACCAGGTCATCATGTGTTCTTGAAGGTGTCACCTTTTAAGGATGTGAAACGTTTTGGTATGAAGGGGAATCTTAGTCTGAGTTATGTTGGCATTTTAAT GGCTTACAAATATCATCCATTACACGTACTTCAGTATCCATTACATAAGATCAAAGaggatctttcttgtgaggaagaagctgaggctatcttagTTCGAGAGGAGCGGGTTTTAAGGAAGAACACCATTACATTTGTGAAGGTTTTGTGA